AACGTGTTTTGGTCAATTACTTCCGTTTGATCCACTTTCGGAATAAAGCCCAACCAACTATGTAAATCAACATTTTTCAATATAGCATCAAAGTTCTTTTTCACATTTTCAGCATTAAAGCTTGTACCGTCAGAAAATTTCACATCTTGACGCAGGTTGAACGTATATTCCTTCCCATCCTTAGAAATTTCCCAAGATTCAGCTAATTGTGGTTTCAGTTCGCCTCCCTCTTGGTAGCTAACCAAAGGTTCATATATCATCGATTGAGCGAATAATTGAGAAGGATTATAGACATGCGGATTCATTTCACCTATATCCCTAGGCCAAGCAAAAGTAAGCATGTCTTTGCTGTCCTTATTTGAAGTTGAATTTTCTTTTGATTCATTTGTACATCCAAGTAAAAACGTTGATAAAATTAAAACGATGGTAGATATAAATAACACTTGTTTGCTGTTTCTTCGTTTTGACATAACATTGGTGCCTCCTGTACCATATTGAGAATCTTTTTCAATTCTAATGAGTAACTATATTATTGTCAATATAATGTCGAAACTCACAAAAAATATAAATATGTTTATAACAAATCTTATTTGCACCAGGATCAGGTTCCTTCTATTTCCTTAAAGAAAATTGGGAATACAGCTGTACCAGGTAGTCTTACAAAGCGAGATTCGGATATACAATTACGTGTGAAACCAGATATAGCAAAAAGTTAGACACTTTACATGGAGGACGACTGTATTCTTTGAAAATAGTACCAATTTCTCTTTAATAGAAATCAGCACTTCGTTTATTCGGGTTTTTGAAAGGCTCTGTTAAACGGAAATGTTGACAATCAGTAAAAAAATATAGGACCCTTGGGAGGTCCTTTTTCTGGGGTTCTTGTTCAACGAACGCACCCGTTAGTGCATTTAGAAAATCGATTCTTATTAAAGAATCGCGCCTTTTAATTGAACAACAAAGCTATTTCAATTTAGGTCTCAAAAGATAGTTATAAACTATGGCCATAGAAGTTCTATGATCCACTTACTATTTTCAATTCGATATAATAAACGAATATGATTCCTTTCTCTATCACCTTGCCAAAATTCTACCTCCTATGCTGTAACTTTATATAAACAACAATGGGGGTCAACTCTGCTCGGTTCATTTTTTATGTGCTCAAATTGCTTTAGTAATGCTTCCTCTAGAACTTTTCTGTCAGACAAAACATCACTCTGTTCTTATTGAAGAGCAATTGCACGGGCAACTTCCCCTCTTTCTAAAAAATCTTTTGAACTTTGATCTTTCCCCATGCAAAATGAAGTTCCTCGTATTTTGATTTGCCTGCCAATTAAAGCCCAATAAAAAGTTAAAGAATCATTTGAATTTGCCTTCCTACTTTTTAAAAAACCATCTAGAGTATACTGAACACTAAAACTCTTACAATATGGCTCTCCCTTATTTAGAAATGCTTGATCCTGACTTTTCTCTTTTGAAGCATCCAGACCTAAGACTAGATTCATATAAGGATCTCCTCCTCATTAAATACAAAATTTGTCAGCAGGCAAAAGGTTATTAATATCAAAAGAATTTTTTTCAAAATTAGGTATTTCCTATTGTTTATAAAATAACTGTTGCTCGAAACTTTTAGGGTTATTCTTTTGGGTTCGTTGAAAAGCTATTATTCCCATTACAAACAAAGCGAGTACAGAACATGTCGCATACATGATTGAGAATGATCCAAATTGAACGATGAATCCCATCACAAGACTCCCTAAAGAAAAGCCTAAGTCATATGAAGCGAGAAAGACACCGAGTAGAATATGTTTAGACTTTGTTGGTACTACAAATGAAATATAAGTGGTTAAAGAGGGATATAGCATTGCAGATGACAATCCATTAAATAAAGCTGCAACATATATGAAAGGTCCAATCATGAAACCACCAGCAAGAATTGTTGTTCCCACAAAAGAAGAAAGTAAGACAAGCACAATAAATTTCGGATGCCACTTACCATCTGATGGAATACGTTTTCGTAGGATAAAACGACTTCCAACCACAACAATTGATTGTAAGAATAAATAAAGTACTGCATTCCCTACATTTTCATTAACCATGTACAAGGGTAAAAATGTTGAAATCGCTCCAAATATACAAGCACCTACCAGCATGGTAATTGAAGAAATAATCAATCCCTTGTGATGTCTTGCTTCCTTGAGAGCACTCATGATTTCAAATAACGTAAATGACGCATTCGGTTGTTTTGTTTTTGGCAAAGGTGAACGAATAAAAATGAATAGTGGAAAAATTGCTAAAGCTACGATAAATAGTTGTAAATATATTTTATCTGCCTGCGACCATAACAGTAATGCAAGAGCCGGTCCATATAAACTCGGCATAACCGATGATAAAGAATACATCGACATTCCTTGTCCACGTTCTTCCTCTCGAAGTGTTTCTGAAATTCCCATTTGAATAGCCATTGAGAAAAAGGCCGTTACTACGCCTTGTAGCACGCGAACAACATATAAGCTATCAATACCAAAACTAATATAAATGAACAATGTAGCTACGTGCCCTATTAAAAGCCATTTCATAATTGTAAATACACTATACTTAGCGACCATTTGCCCTGCCCATGGTCTTAAAATCATACATACAAGCATATATACACCCATTATGATGCCGATTTCGCCTTCTAACATACCACTAGTGGAGGCCTGTAAAGGGAAGATGACTGTTAAAACAGAACTAGCTGTAAAAAAAAGCATAGAAAGTATATACACTTGAATCATCTGAAATGATAACGGTGTATATTTCACATGTATTTCCTCCCTTATCCTTACTATCTCATTTACCATACAGAATCTTAAATTTAGTTGTCAAACGAAATAGCAGACTTATAAACTTTTCCTGTCATTTGAATTACCTTTCATCTTCTTCCATGGGGAATACATAGTGATGTTCCAGATGGTGAATCCACTGTGACTTCACAATTCATTTGAAATACTGTAATTGAATGCTTAAATAAGGTCTAGCATCAATC
The DNA window shown above is from Peribacillus sp. FSL P2-0133 and carries:
- a CDS encoding MFS transporter, giving the protein MKYTPLSFQMIQVYILSMLFFTASSVLTVIFPLQASTSGMLEGEIGIIMGVYMLVCMILRPWAGQMVAKYSVFTIMKWLLIGHVATLFIYISFGIDSLYVVRVLQGVVTAFFSMAIQMGISETLREEERGQGMSMYSLSSVMPSLYGPALALLLWSQADKIYLQLFIVALAIFPLFIFIRSPLPKTKQPNASFTLFEIMSALKEARHHKGLIISSITMLVGACIFGAISTFLPLYMVNENVGNAVLYLFLQSIVVVGSRFILRKRIPSDGKWHPKFIVLVLLSSFVGTTILAGGFMIGPFIYVAALFNGLSSAMLYPSLTTYISFVVPTKSKHILLGVFLASYDLGFSLGSLVMGFIVQFGSFSIMYATCSVLALFVMGIIAFQRTQKNNPKSFEQQLFYKQ